The window ATCCTGGTTCATAAACCGGTAATTTAGACAGATCTTTATCGTTCCACGCAGCAATACGGGCTTCATTGATATCTACAACCGTTACTTTTATATCCGGACATTTCTGTGCGATAACCGCCATGGTAGGGCCTCCTACGTAGCCGGCTCCAATACAACAAATGTTTTTTATTTTCATGATTTTAAATATTTTTATTTACTATATCTCAACCAATTAAAAACAAAGGAGGTTATAAAATCCTTTTTTGGTCAGATCGTCCGATCGACCTAAGTTTCCTGATGTCCGTTCCTTCTGAACAAGATTTGAAACAGCTTTATAATTTACGGCTGATAAAAGTACTATAATTCTATTCTACTACAAACAAAGCTGATTAAAGGCAGGAATTTTCTATGAATCGTTTTTTATTTAACTGACTCTGTTTGTTGCTTTTAAAACACTGTATTCCGGTCGCTTAGCTAACGTTCTAAACGATCCTTTTCTAAGTGTTATCTTGTTTTCCAATTGGTGTTCTTTTAAAATGGAAAAGGCAAAATCGAACCAGGTCATTACCTCAGCATCAGCAAAATGACAGACTCCATAACTGCCGCCGGATTGTATCAATTTAAAAATATACCTGCATAAACTTTCCGTATTGGTAGGGCTTCCGGTTTGTTCATCGGTTATTATCAGCTCTGATCCGGTTCGCGCTTTATTAAGGATTGTTCGATAAAAATTCTTTCCATACTTTTTGCTGTACAACCAGGATGTTCGGACAATAAAAAACTGATCGATCATGCTTTGAATAATTTTTTCACCCTCGAGTTTGGACTTTCCGTAAACGTTTATCGGATTGGTTGCATCAGACGGCAAATACGGAGTACTTTTTTGTCCGTCGAAAACATAATCCGTAGATATATGAATCAAGGATGCACCGGTATTTTTGCATGCCTTTACAACATTTTCAACCCCTTTTACATTCACCGCATATGCTTTTTCAGGTTCTCTTTCTGAATTCTCCACATCTGTGTACGCCGCCGTATTTATACAGATATAAGGCTGTTCGCGAGTGAAAGCTTCCAATACTTTATTTTCATCAGTAATATCCAGCTCTTCAGAAGAAAAGAAGGCAAATTCATAACCGGAACACTCATCCTGTAATTCCCGGATGGTTCTTCCAAGCTGTCCATGACCCCCGGTAACTAAAATCTTCCTCATAGGCGGGCATCTTTTAATTTAGGCAGGGATGCATCGCGGTCAGAAAGTATGATCTCATCTTTCGGCAACATCCAGTCAATGTTAATATCCGGATCATTATATACAACTCCCCCTTCGGCTTCCTTCTGATAAAAACTATCACATTTGTAAAAGAACTCAGCCGTTTCACTGAGTGTTATAAAGCCATGAGCAAACCCTTTGGGAATAAAAACCTGCTTTTTGTTTTCATCGGATAACTCGACAGCTATATAATCTCCAAATGTCGGTGAATCTTTTCTCAGGTCTACTGCTACATCAAGTACTCTGCCTCTTAGCACTCTTACCAGTTTGGCCTGTGCGTATGCTCCGACTTGATAATGAAGTGCCCTGACGACCCCTTTATACGAACACGACTGGTTGTCCTGAACAAAATCTACTTTTTCCCCAATAGCCGCTTCAAATTCCTGTTGATTAAAGCTTTCAAAAAAACAGCCTCTATGGTCATGGTATACACGGGGTTCTATTATATAACACCCTTTTAACTTCGTTTCCGTAACTTTCATTATTGATGTTAATCGTTTTCTTTAAGCATTCCTAACAGGTTCTTCCCGTACCCGCTCTTTAAAAGCGGCTCTGCAAGCTTTTTGAACCGGGTGGAATCGATATACCCCATTTCGTATGCCGCTGCTTCTATGGAGCCTATTTTGAGTCCCTGACGTTCTTCTATAACCTCAACAAACTGAGAAGCCTGCATCAGCGATTGAAAAGTACCTGTATCTAACCAGGCTGTCCCCCTGTCTAAAATACTCACTTTAAGTTTGCCCCTTTTTAAATATTCTTTATTCACATCTGTAATTTCCAGTTCCCTGCGTTTACTCGGCTGAATATTTTTGGCGATGGCCACAACATCATTATCATAGAAATAAATTCCGGGAACTACATAATTCGATTTCGGATTTTCCGGCTTTTCTTCTATCGAGATAACCTTCCCTGTTTTATCAAATTCGACCACGCCGTATCTATTTGGATTGTGAACATGATAGGCATATATAATCCCTCCGTCGGGGTCGTTATTTTTCTGTAGCAATTCAGATAACCCGGCTCCGTAAAAGATATTATCTCCTAAAATCAGTGCCACTTTGCTGTTTCCTATAAACCTTTCACCAATAATGAAGGCTTCTGCCAGTCCGTTGGGTTCTTCCTGTACTTCATATTCAAATGAACAGCCAAACTTTTTACCGTCTCCCAGTAATCTTTTAAATAAAGGGAGGTCGTCCGGTGTTGATATGATTAATATTTCTCTTATCCCTGCATACATAAGCGTAGACAACGGGTAGTAAATCATGGGCTTGTCGTAAACAGGCATCAGCTGTTTGCTAACACTTAGTGTTATCGGGTGTAAACGCGTGCCGGAACCTCCTGCCAGAATTATTCCTTTCATTTATAGTGATGGTGTTATCGAGTTATGCTGTTATCAAGTTATGGTGTTACGCTGTGATACTTCCTGGTTTAGAATACATTCATAATTTTAGTTCTTTATAACTTCATAACCTGGTCACTGCATAACATCGTAACTGTTTTCGTGATGCTGTTACCTTGTTACCGAGTTATGGTGTTACGCTGTGATACTTCCTGGTTTAGAATACATTCATAATTTTAGTTCTTTACAACTTCATAACCCGGTCACTGCATAACATCGTAACTATTTCCCATACTGCTTATTATAGTACTTCTGATATTCTCCCGAAGTAACATGAGTTAACCACTCTTCATTTTCCAGGTACCAATCGATGGCCTTATCGAGTCCTTCTTCGAAAGTTACGGATGGTTTCCACCCCAGTTCTTTATTGATCTTTGTAGCATCTATGGCATACCGAAGATCGTGTCCGGGTCTGTCTTTAACAAAGGTGATTAATTTTTCCGAAGTACCTTTTGCTCTTCCCAGTTTTTTGTCCATCAATTTACAAAGTAACTTAACCAAATCTATATTCTTCCATTCATTGAAACCGCCAATATTGTACGTTTCTCCATTTTTTCCTTCATGATAAATAAGGTCGATAGCCACTGCATGATCCATAACATACAACCAGTCGCGTGTATAATTTCCGTCTCCATATACCGGGAGAGGCTTGTTATTAATAATATTATTAATGAACAGGGGAATTAATTTTTCCGGAAATTGATTAGGTCCGTAGTTGTTTGAACAATTAGATATTACATAAGGCATCCCGAAAGTTTCTCCATAGGCCCGCACAAAATGATCCGAACTGGCTTTAGATGCAGAATAGGGTGAATTTGGGTCGTAAGCTGTGGTTTCCGTAAAAAAACCTGTCGCGCCCAGGCTACCATACACCTCATCGGTACTGATATGGTAAAACCTTTTCCCTTCCCAGCTATGCTGCCACAAAGCTTTAAAAGCGTTCAGCAGAACCATCGTGCCCAAAATATTGGTTTTCGCAAAAGCCAACGGGTCTTTTATAGATCGATCTACATGGCTTTCGGCAGCGAGATGAATAATGCTGTCAAACTTATATTCAATAAAAAGACGGTTTACAAAAGCTTCATCTGTTATATCTCCTTTTACAAACTTATAATTGGATTTGTCCTGGATATCCTTCAGGTTCTCCAAGTTACCGGCATAGGTAAGTGCATCCAGGTTAAAGATCAGATCGTCCGGATAGGTATTCACAAAATACCTTACTACATGAGAACCAATGAACCCCGCCCCTCCGGTTATCAGGATCTTTTTCGTTATTGATTTATTTATATTCGAGTTATTCATCTTTTACTTCTTGCCTGTGAAATAAGATTTGAGACGATTCCTCAAATACATTTTCCCATAATATGTTTTTAAATACTTTTCACGTTTCAAAGCATCTTCTTGATCTATACATCCTTCAAAATATATTAATTTAAAAGGTCTTCGATGTTTGGTTGAAGTTACTTTACCTCTTTGATGAGCTTCAAACCTTTTTGTTTTAGATTCATTTCTTCCATTCGAATTTTAATGGCTTCAATCGGATAGATAATATTAATTCTCATGGTTATCTATTAACATTGTTAATATTTCTGCTTCATCTCCTTCTTTTGTATCCGACGTTGCGTCAAAGATAATTTCAAGCCTTTCTAATACTTTCTCGTAATCCTGTTCTGATTTTATAGGTTTAATTTTCATCTGTTTATCCTATTGTTCTTAAGAAGAGGGATTTCTATTCAATCCAAATGGATTTAATCGTTGAATATTTGCTCCAGAATTTTAATGGTGATCAGGTAGGTAGGCTTGACACCTGTAATACCTAATCCTCCGGAAGCCAAGGTACTACCGGTCTCTAACGGATTATCAGAGGCATAATAAGCATAGCGTACCTTTACATCTTCCCTGATACTCTTCCTGATCTTTGAAGCAGACTGAATAGCCTTCTGATAATGTGCTCCTTCCATTTCTAACCCTATAACATTCCAGGTACTATCGTGGAAAAATTTCAGCAGGTCTCGGTTTTGCAATGATGTTCCCAATACCGTAACCATAGCACCTTCAAACACTTTCAGGCCATTTCCTTCAAAATCTGATATATTTAACTCATTATGGAAAGGGTAGTTGTCGGCGGTTCCTTCAAAAATGTGAGAAGTCGGGATCATCAGATCTCCTTTACTTCCTTCCAAGATCCCTGCTTTCCCCATAATGGAAACAGAAACCACATTTAAGTACTGTGTTTTGCCCTTTCCTTCTTTATAGGGTTTCAAAAGTTCATCTATCGTCTCGTAGGCCTGTTCACCAAAGGCATAGTCCATAACAAACAACACCGGTTTTTCTTCATCGCTATACCGATCGTCAGGTGTAGTAAAGTGCGACCTGGAAAAATCGATTTTTGAAGTATCGAAAATCTGTACGTCTATGTTTGTTCCGGAAGTATCGGGGATACTGATCATACCGTGTTTTTCGGCATATTGTTTTACTTTATTCCTAAGGATCTCATTTTTTGGATCACTCAACATTCCATATACTTCATACGCTCCTTTTGAAGTCATTTCTTTATTTAGAACTACCGGCGCATATATGGAATTCATCACACTGTGCATATTAGCACTGATAATGTGAATCGGCCTGTGTAAAAGCTGCTGCTTTTTCAGTGTTTTCTTGATGGTATTTGCCCAGATCTCTCCATGAATATGATGTCCTAACCTTTCTCTCAAAATCGGACTAAAAGTAATGCTACGTTTGTTCCCGTGTATCACTTCTTCTATCCCTAACTTTCCTAACCAGTAAATAATAGACAGAAAACGCTCCGGATTGTCTTTGGTTGCAAAGGTTTTGTGAGCTTCCAGAAGTTCGTTGAACGTCCTCCCTAAAATATTTGACAGGTGAATGAGCGCATTCTCCCGTTCAGCAAGTGTTAGTTTCTTTCTGGCGACTGTATTCTCAATTTTAATCCAGTCTCTTGTAACCTCTCCTGTTTTATTGATCAGCACATTTTTACTGATCTTATGCGATTCAATAAACAGAAATGTAAGATGGGTTAAAATATCATAGATATCCGACCGGCCCCTGGTTATTTCTATATTCATCTGTTCGTCGTCTACACGATAACAGTTTCGACGCCGCTTGGGCGGGACAATTACTTTAAAATGCGATTCTTTATACCCTTCATCTGAAATAAGGTTGATATACCTGCATTCTTCAATCCCGACGGGCAATCGGTCTAAAACATACATAAGGCCGTTAAGTTCCGCTTTATCATCGGCTACAGAGCCATATATTTCAGGCCTTAATTCCAATAATGCTTCTCGCAATGTGTCTCCGGAAACGCCGGTTGGTTTGTAAAATCCCCGGTTAAACAGATGTCTCATCGTTATATACATCCGTTCGATGGCGTTAGTAGATTCTTGTGCCCGGGTTCTTCCTTTAATTGTATTCATAAAGATTTTTACTAAACAAAAATACGAGTTCTTTTCTAAATTTGTTTCTTTTTAACCATGATTCTAATATTTTAACTGAAGGAAAACTACGATTAAACCATTATTTAACAATCACTTATTCTTTTTCATTGATGAAAAAGAATCAAAAAATCTAGGCTTGACTGTTCGGTTACCCGCTATTATTTTGAGAATTTGTCTGTACGGTCATCTGTTACTCCCTTTATCGACTATTGAGGCTGATAACCATAGTACGGCAGGGGATCGATGAAGTATACAGGGAGTATCGGCAGACTTTTTAATTGATTTAGAAGCAAGCTTCTCTTTTCAGATGTTTACTGTACTGCTTCTCCAGTACAAGCAATATACAAACGAACTGCTAAAACCCTATGGCGTCAAAAAAACTTTTACCTGATCCGCAACTTTTTTACAAAAGCTTCATTCATAAAATGAAAAAAGCACCTGAAAAAGGTGCTTTTGTTCTGAGGCATCGAGCGGATTCGAACCGCTGTACAAGGTTTTGCAGACCTCTGCCTAGCCACTCGGCCACGATGCCGTTATTTTGGGCGACAAATATAAGCGTTTATTTTATTTATTTGCAAAAATTATCGCTTCAAAGTCATTTCAATGGTTACCATCTCTACATTTCCTCCTATAGGTGGATTGATCTTTGAAACCTGAACAGTAGTTTCGTCGGCTATTGTTATTTCATCGAAAATCCTTTCTATGATCCTTTTAGCAACATGTTCAAGCAATTTAGAACGGATTGCCATTTCCTGCTTAACAATCCGGTTTACATGTACATAGTCTACGGTATCTGTTAAAGCATCACTATTTGCAGAAGGCTGTAAATCTGCTTTCACTTCAACGTCTACCCTGTAGTCGCTCCCTATTTTCCCTTCTTCTATCAGGCAACCATGATAGGCATATACCTGAATATTTGTTACTCTTATAATTCCCACGCTGACTTTTTAAGCAAAATTAATCTTTTATCTGTTAATGATAAATAATTTGGAAGTTATGTTGTGATGGTGTGATGGAGTTGGCAGGGTATCAGCGCGATTTGTTTCTAGAATTTGAGCCTGTTTAAAAAAGTGTTTCATTCGTATTAATTAAATATGTATACTTTGTCGATATTCTAAACAGAGACTTTAAAAATTTAAATAACCGATCCATAGCTAAACTGTTTTACTGAAGGCGAAATTTAATCCAAAGAATAACGGGACTATTGTGACCCAAGCTTTTTGCAACTCCTTTAATCTTCATCTCCGGATTGATATAGGGCAATGCCTTTATCTACAACCAGTTCCTATGAAAAACCACCAGAGGAGCTCACAGGTTCCGTCTGAGGTCGTTCCTACTGGTAGCTAAAGAATCTAATATTTTTACCCGACAATAATTTTAACAGGAATGCTAAAATATTGATTTATCGGTTCAGGATAGTTGATTTGTTTTATAAACAACTTTTCCAAAGTTCAGTACTTTGGAAAAGTTACGGAAATCGTCTAAAAAACCTTAGAAGCGCTTCCTTTTTTCTGTGTACACGGACATTCGCTTATTCCTTGGAAGAAGTCGAATCCGATGGTTATCATGTGTGTTCCTGAGTTATACCCTATCAATTCATTAAGGGTTACCTGATATCCGTAAGCAAAAAAGAAATTTTTAATATTAAGACCAACCATTGGCGTAATATTCAAAGGGTCTAAAAACTGGTCGTTTAAGAATCGGTATGAGATTGCCGCCCAATAGCTATTCTCAAGGTCGTATTGTCTGAAGCGAACGTTAAAGTCTGTGTTTGATCGTCCGTCACTTTCGAACAGTTGGAGGAAAACAGATGGTTCGATCTCAAATTTACTGGTTCTGTGGGGTCTCCACTTATACCCTGAATAGATATAGTAATTCCTTAATGCATTAGGCTCATTAATGGCGAATAAGTCGAGATCTTTATTCAGAAGGTTCGATGCATTCAAACTAAAATAAAAGTCTTGTAAACGATATAAAAAGCCCACATCGAAGTTGTGGTTGTTTGTCTTTCTATCATTAACCGCAGGGTCGTTAGGGTCGAAGGTTTCCGTATCGATCCGAAACTGATTAAAATTATAAGAAAGTCCGAACGACATAAAATGGTTTTCAAAAGCATCGAATGTGAGGTGATGAGCAAACGACAATTTTGCTCCGCGGGTATGGGTGAAACCGTTTCTGTCATTGAATAAAGTAGCTCCTATACCCGATCGGTTGCCTACCCGCATATCTATCGCCAGAGACTGTGTATCGGGAGCGTCTTTAACCCCTACCCATTGGGTGACTCCATTTAGCCGGGTTCGGATATGATCTCCAATACCCGCAAATGTCGGGGATAAGATAAAAGGGTTATCTGCTAAATATTGTGTGTATGGCGGCAATGTTATTTCTTGTGCTTTTGATTGATAAACAGACATCAAAACACAAAAAATACTGCATAAATAGGTTACAACTTGTTTCACTAGTTTTAGTTTTTATAATTCTTTATTAATCAATAACGGGGCTAATTGTTTCGTTTAAAAAATTATTGCTATTCTATTTTAATGAGCCTTCTATAATCAGAGTTATCTTAATAAGGTGAAATGCCCCATGAACTCACGTTCATCACTTCCTTCCAACTTCATTACATACCAGTAATCTCCGGTTGGTAACGGCGAACCATTGTATCTTCCGTCCCATTTTTCACCAACACGAACCTCGGCAACCATTCTTCCGTAACGGTCATAAATCCTGGTACGGATCTCAGGGAAACCTTCATCATTGTCAGGCCCCCAGGTATCGTTATAATTATCTCCATTAGGCGTAAAGTGGTCAGGGATATCGATATCTATAAACTCTTTTTCTGCCAGTATTTCATGGCTACATCCTAAAGCGTCTGTCACCACCACCCTGATCTGTTTAATCTCAGCGCCGGATGCATCTGTGTAACCGGGGTCTGTATTGCTTACATAATAGGTATTGTCACTGCCCTGATTCTTATCGTTAAAATAATACGTATAAGGTGGCACTCCGCCTGATGCATTTACTTCTATCAGGTTCATTATATTCGGATCGGAAGCATCAACAACTGTTACCTGATCAATCTGATGAACCGTAAAACGCTGATCATCGGCAATCATTTTGGCACAGGCCTCATAGAACAATGTTATGTACTGATCTGCTCCCGGAGCGACGTTTTCTATGATTCCTCTCTGACCGTCTGTATAATCAAATGCTACGGCCTGATTAATATCGGCCGAATTCAAGGCATACAACACATCGTCGGGCGTAATACCAGACTGGTTTAGCAACGTTACCTCCACGCGGTTTTGCGCAGCATTATCAACACATTCTTCAACAACTTCGATTTCGGCTCTCAGGTCAGGACCTGCTTCAACAGGCACCACCAAATTAATCTCACATCCATTGGCATCGCGTACAAAGATGATGTGCGATTTGCCTCCTTCCAGATTATTAAATATATATTGATCTTGTACAAAGTCGTTATTATCCTGCGAGTTCAGGCTTGTATAATAAGGGGCGGTTCCTCCGCTAACATTAATTTCTATATATCCGTCATTTTCTCCGGAACAGCTTTCGTGTACTACTGCCTGGGTAGCCATCACCAAAGGATCAGGGGCTTCAATCCTGAAATCGAGTACATATGGTTCGCATCCTTTACTATCCTGGGCGATCACCGTATAGTCTCCCGGTAATAATTCTGTAAAGTCTCCTTCGTCAAAAAACTGATCAAGATTCGGAGAAATCGCATATTTATATACTCCTGTACCTCCTTCAAGCCCGACATTGATAGCTCCATAGCCATCGACACATAAAGGATTCTGAACAACCGGTGTTTTAAGGCGTAATTCATTACCGTCTTTTATCTGAATATCTGTCCTTGTCTGACAATCTTCACTTTCGACCACCACATAGTAGTCGCCGGCTTTTAATCCCTCGAAATAATTGGCTGCCTGCGGTGACACTAACTGATCGTCACTGCTGTTGTACAATGAATACATATACCTTCCTAATCCGCCTGTTGCTTTTACTCTTACATAGCCTGTTGCGTGTCCGAAGCAATTTACGTCAGTAGTAATTTCAGCATCAAGCTTAAGTTCAGGAACAGGGTCTATAGTAATCGTATTAGATACCTGTGAAATACAACCGTTACCGTCTTGAACATAATATGAATACTGTCCTTCGCCAAGACCTGAGATCGTAGCTGAATTACCACTAAAAGGAATGAAAGTCCCCGATCTGTCCGTACTATATGCGTATGGCGCTGTTCCTCCGGTAACCCTAAGTTCTAATCCTGCATTATTTCCGGCACAGGTTAATCTGTCGGTTATTACAAGACTTATATCCATCTCCTGAGGCTCATCGATAAATACCCGGCCTGAAATAAAATCACATCCCCAGCCATCAGAAACCGTTACGGTATAATAACCTGTAGGCAGAAACTCAAATACAGGTGATGTTTGCGGCGGGAATTGCGACAGGACATTCCCTGATGCATCTGTAAAGCTCAGTGTATACAGGTACGATGCATTGCTGTCTACAGCAGGTCTTCCTCCCTGGATATTCTGAACTGTAATAGTTCCGGCATAGTCATCAAAACAGAAGTTATCGGATGCACTTACTGTTGCGGTAATCGGATCCGGCTGTACGAATGTAATGACATCTGACGCTATACAACCACCGGCATCTCTTACGAATACCTCATAGCTGCCTGCACTTATGTTCGGGAAGATATTAGCCGAACCATAATCTGACGGGGCAGGGGTTGTTCCTTGTACTACCAAAGCGTATTCATAGAACCCATACCCACCGGTAGCGGTAACTGTAATTTCACCAGGGTCTGTACAGGTAAGGTATTGCGATGCTTCTACCTTGATATTCATTGGCGTTGCCGACTGATTGATGCTGAAGTAGCTCCTGTTCTCGCAGAATGGCGTACCGGTTTGATTTACTACCACATAGTAGGCTCCTGCAAACAGGTTGATATTTGTATGGGCAGCTTCGGTTCCTGATTTAACAGGGGCATCATTTGCCGCATTGAATATTTCCCAGGTAAATCCGCCACTATAGGAAGCATCTATCATGTTTATATCTACTATGCCGGTTTCGGTACCATGGCACAATACATCCTGGTGTTTGACCACTTCGATATCGAAGGTATTCGGGTCTTTTAATTCGGTTGTCGTTGATAATTCGCAACCTGTATTGGTGTTGGTTACCGTTATGATATAATGTCCGAAATCGAGACCTGAGAACGTATGGTCTGTCGGGCTTGCATCTGTATTGTTTAATGTAACAGCATCGGTGTATGAACCATCGGCATTGCTTATGTTGTATTGCAGTGCTGCGTTTCCTATAGGTGCATCGAGGGTTACGGTTACTTCAACTTCGCCATCGCCTCCATTACAGGTTGGGTCGACAGGGGTTGCAGTAATATCGGTAATTCCGGCAAACGGATCGATATTTATAGTATCGGTTACAAAGCAACCATCGGCATTGGCATCGTATACATTTACGGTTACCGTTCCTCCCAGTACATTCGATACATAAAACTCATTGGCGGCAGATCGTTGGGTCTTATCGTCTGCCGGGTTCCCATTGGAATATATGAACTCATAGATATAGCTGCCGCTTCCGCCGCTAACTCCATTGGCTGTTACTTTGGCTATACTGTTGTTGTTCGAGCCCGGTGTACAGACAAATTCTTCAGCAGCCAGTGTAAGACCTGTAATGGCCGCAGGCTCATTTACCGTTACCGTTTGGAGTGTTGTACAACTGTTTGCCCCGGTTGCCGTTATCGTATAAGTTCCTGCTATTAATCCGCTGAATGTTGCTGTATATGCAGGAGTTGTATCATCTGCCGGGATCGGTGTTGTAATCGGGTTGCCATTGGAATCGGTAGCATCGGTGATCGCGAAGGTAAACGGTCCGCTACCGTTATCGATCGCATTTACACGAATACTTCCGGTTCCTCCGTTACAAAGTGCATCGACAGGAGTCGCAGTAAAGTCCGGTTCGAGGGCAGGTGCTACGGTAACAGTTTTTGTTATAGAGCAGCCCCCTTCCATATCGTATACTATTATCACATAATCTCCTACTGAATCTGCTCCATTCCAGGTAATCCCGGTAACAGGTAAAGCCGTTCGAACTACATTTACAGGTCCGTTTATCTCATACTCATATGTACCCGAGCCTGATATATTGGAAATGGTGATCGCTGCATTTCCGCCCGGCGGGGTTTCGCAGTCTAACAACGCTGTAACCTGCGCATTGAAGTCGAGAGGCGTAATGGTCGTTGTGTCTGTCGCATTGTCGCTACAGCCATTCGCATCTATAATTTCAATGTTATATGTTCCGGCTGCCAGTCCGCTGATCAGGTATTGGTTGCTAACATCGAAAGTTACATTTCGAGTTGCTCCATTAACTACCAACGAATAACTTCCGTCTGCATTTGGAATACCCGCCTGATCTAAAGTGACCGTTATATCGAAGCCTCCCGTTATATCGCAGTTATCAGTAACTGTCAGTGATATCTGAGGTGTTGGATCGGTACCTACTGTAGCTGTTCCGGTTACTGTACAACCTAGGGCCGAGCTAACGCTAACATCATAGGTTCCTGCATCGAGCCCCGTAAAGATTCCGTCGTTATTTGTTTGAACCG of the Zhouia spongiae genome contains:
- the rfbD gene encoding dTDP-4-dehydrorhamnose reductase, coding for MRKILVTGGHGQLGRTIRELQDECSGYEFAFFSSEELDITDENKVLEAFTREQPYICINTAAYTDVENSEREPEKAYAVNVKGVENVVKACKNTGASLIHISTDYVFDGQKSTPYLPSDATNPINVYGKSKLEGEKIIQSMIDQFFIVRTSWLYSKKYGKNFYRTILNKARTGSELIITDEQTGSPTNTESLCRYIFKLIQSGGSYGVCHFADAEVMTWFDFAFSILKEHQLENKITLRKGSFRTLAKRPEYSVLKATNRVS
- the rfbC gene encoding dTDP-4-dehydrorhamnose 3,5-epimerase — its product is MKVTETKLKGCYIIEPRVYHDHRGCFFESFNQQEFEAAIGEKVDFVQDNQSCSYKGVVRALHYQVGAYAQAKLVRVLRGRVLDVAVDLRKDSPTFGDYIAVELSDENKKQVFIPKGFAHGFITLSETAEFFYKCDSFYQKEAEGGVVYNDPDINIDWMLPKDEIILSDRDASLPKLKDARL
- the rfbA gene encoding glucose-1-phosphate thymidylyltransferase RfbA → MKGIILAGGSGTRLHPITLSVSKQLMPVYDKPMIYYPLSTLMYAGIREILIISTPDDLPLFKRLLGDGKKFGCSFEYEVQEEPNGLAEAFIIGERFIGNSKVALILGDNIFYGAGLSELLQKNNDPDGGIIYAYHVHNPNRYGVVEFDKTGKVISIEEKPENPKSNYVVPGIYFYDNDVVAIAKNIQPSKRRELEITDVNKEYLKRGKLKVSILDRGTAWLDTGTFQSLMQASQFVEVIEERQGLKIGSIEAAAYEMGYIDSTRFKKLAEPLLKSGYGKNLLGMLKEND
- the rfbB gene encoding dTDP-glucose 4,6-dehydratase, whose protein sequence is MNNSNINKSITKKILITGGAGFIGSHVVRYFVNTYPDDLIFNLDALTYAGNLENLKDIQDKSNYKFVKGDITDEAFVNRLFIEYKFDSIIHLAAESHVDRSIKDPLAFAKTNILGTMVLLNAFKALWQHSWEGKRFYHISTDEVYGSLGATGFFTETTAYDPNSPYSASKASSDHFVRAYGETFGMPYVISNCSNNYGPNQFPEKLIPLFINNIINNKPLPVYGDGNYTRDWLYVMDHAVAIDLIYHEGKNGETYNIGGFNEWKNIDLVKLLCKLMDKKLGRAKGTSEKLITFVKDRPGHDLRYAIDATKINKELGWKPSVTFEEGLDKAIDWYLENEEWLTHVTSGEYQKYYNKQYGK
- a CDS encoding DUF6909 family protein; the encoded protein is MNTIKGRTRAQESTNAIERMYITMRHLFNRGFYKPTGVSGDTLREALLELRPEIYGSVADDKAELNGLMYVLDRLPVGIEECRYINLISDEGYKESHFKVIVPPKRRRNCYRVDDEQMNIEITRGRSDIYDILTHLTFLFIESHKISKNVLINKTGEVTRDWIKIENTVARKKLTLAERENALIHLSNILGRTFNELLEAHKTFATKDNPERFLSIIYWLGKLGIEEVIHGNKRSITFSPILRERLGHHIHGEIWANTIKKTLKKQQLLHRPIHIISANMHSVMNSIYAPVVLNKEMTSKGAYEVYGMLSDPKNEILRNKVKQYAEKHGMISIPDTSGTNIDVQIFDTSKIDFSRSHFTTPDDRYSDEEKPVLFVMDYAFGEQAYETIDELLKPYKEGKGKTQYLNVVSVSIMGKAGILEGSKGDLMIPTSHIFEGTADNYPFHNELNISDFEGNGLKVFEGAMVTVLGTSLQNRDLLKFFHDSTWNVIGLEMEGAHYQKAIQSASKIRKSIREDVKVRYAYYASDNPLETGSTLASGGLGITGVKPTYLITIKILEQIFND
- the folB gene encoding dihydroneopterin aldolase, coding for MGIIRVTNIQVYAYHGCLIEEGKIGSDYRVDVEVKADLQPSANSDALTDTVDYVHVNRIVKQEMAIRSKLLEHVAKRIIERIFDEITIADETTVQVSKINPPIGGNVEMVTIEMTLKR
- a CDS encoding PorP/SprF family type IX secretion system membrane protein, which encodes MKQVVTYLCSIFCVLMSVYQSKAQEITLPPYTQYLADNPFILSPTFAGIGDHIRTRLNGVTQWVGVKDAPDTQSLAIDMRVGNRSGIGATLFNDRNGFTHTRGAKLSFAHHLTFDAFENHFMSFGLSYNFNQFRIDTETFDPNDPAVNDRKTNNHNFDVGFLYRLQDFYFSLNASNLLNKDLDLFAINEPNALRNYYIYSGYKWRPHRTSKFEIEPSVFLQLFESDGRSNTDFNVRFRQYDLENSYWAAISYRFLNDQFLDPLNITPMVGLNIKNFFFAYGYQVTLNELIGYNSGTHMITIGFDFFQGISECPCTQKKGSASKVF